CCATGGCCGTGGGCGCGTGCAGGAACAGCAGTGCGTCGGTCTGGTCGTCGGCCAGCAGCGCCTGCGCCGCCGCCACGTACAGTTCGACCGGAGCATCGGCCGGCAGGTTGATCGCCAGGTTGGCCGTCGAGTTTGCAGTACTGGTGGCAGCATTCGCTGCCCCCTGCTGCGCCAGGCGCTTGCGGGTGGCAGGCGACACCGGCGCCGGGCGCAGTTCACCTGCGGCCAGCGCATCGGCCGCGACCAGCGCCAGGCTGGCGCCATTGGTCAGCACGGCCAGTCGCTCGCCGCGCTGCGGACGGCGGCGTGCCAGCGTTGCCACGGCATCGAATAAATCTTCGGTGGAGTGCACGCGCAGCATGCCGGCGCGGCGGATCGCAGCGTCGAACACCAGGTCGGCGCCGCCATCGAGCTCCTGGCGCACCCCCAGCTTGAACACGATCACCGGCTTGGCGCGCGCCGCCAGCCGTCCGGCCGACATGAATTTACGGGCCGAGCGCAAGTCTTCCACGCATAGCAAAATCGCCTCGGTGCCGGCATCGGCGGCCAGGTAGTCGAGCAGGTCGCCAAAATCGACATCCACATCGTCGCCCAGCGTGACGAATTGTGAAAAGCCGATGCCGCGCTCACCTGCCCAGTCCAGCACCGCCCCCGCCAGCGCGCCCGCTTGCGACACGAACGCCAGCTTGCCCGCGCCCGCCGGCACATGCGTGAAGCTGGCGTCGAGACCCAGGGCCGGCGCTTGCAGGCCGATGCTGCCCGGCCCCAGGATGCGCAGCAGGTGCGGGCGCGCCGCGTCCAATAACGCCTGGCGCTGCGCGCGGCCACTCACTTCCGTCATGACAATGACGGCGCGGGTTCCGCGCGCGCCCAGTTCGGCGATCAGGCCGACGATGGTGGCCACTGGCGTGCAAATGATCGCCAGATCGGGCGCCTCGGGCAGCGCGGCCACGCGCGTGTAGCACGGCATGCCGTGCAACTCGGTGTACTTGGGATTGACGGGCCAGATTTTTCCGATCGCGGCAACGCCACCGGCGGCCAGGTTGGCCAGTACGCGGGTGCCCACGCGGTGCGGCTTGCCGGACGCGCCGATCACGGCCACGGAACGGGGCGCCAGCAAGCGGTCGAGATGTTTGATGCTCATGCGGCCCTTTCAGTGAGTTGCTACCAGCGCGACGTGTGCTCCTCGGTCACGCCCATCATTTGCGTCACCATGCGTTTTGGCTCGTCGGGCGTGCTGCGCACCCAGCCGGTGAACGTGCCCACCGGTTGCAAAAACCGGCTGGCTGCGACCAGGTTCTTGCGGTTGTCGCGGCGCGCGCCCTCGGGCGTGAAGTGCAGCTCGAGCAAATCGTCTTCCGTAAAAATATGCCAGGTCGATAACGGATCTTTTGCATCGTACAGGAAGCGGGCCGGCGCCAGTGCGTGCACCTGGCCGTCGAGCCACAGGGCGTTCTCGTTGGCGCCGAAATAGCCGGCCTGCAGGTTGAACCCCAGTTCGAGCGTGTGCGCCGAGGCCCAGCGCCACGCAGTATTACGCGCCAACAGGCCGTTGGAGTAGTCGAAACTGGCCACGCCGCCGGCCAGGTCGTACTCCTCGCGCCAGGTACGCACTTCGCCGCTGAGCGGCATGCCCGACGATTTTTGCGTGGTATGCACGGCGCCGCCTGCCACCGCCCCCACGGCCAGCAACAGCGGCGCGTTGGGCGGGCCGAATTCGGCGTCGATCTCCAGGTAGTCGCACACCACCGACAGCGTAAAACTGCCCGCGCCCGACGGCTCGAGCGCGATGCGTCCCTTGGGCGACTCGAAATGACTGGCGCCGCCCGAATGGTCGGCAACACGGCCGCGCCGGCCCAGGCGGCCGTCAGCGGAAAAATTGGCCAGCATGTCGCCGTCGTTGCGGTCGAACGCATAGGCGAACGCGGTGCTGGTCCAGCCCAGGTCGACGATCGCCACGCCGCAAAACACCCGCTCGGTGCACAGCGCCACGTAATGCCAGCGCTTGTGGTGCAGGCGACGCCACAGCGCGCCGTGCGCGTACGGCGGCGCCAAGCCGTCCCAGTCGACATGACCGGTCTGGCCGGCATAGCGGCCCAGCAGCGGCTGGCCGTCGGCACTCAATAGGCTGGCCGGCGCGTGAGGCAGGATCATGCTGGTTCCGTTTTTCTCAAGATTGGTCCTCTGCCCGGTGAATATCGATGGCCGGACATCCGGCCCGTCGCTATTTTAATAAGGATTTCAAAGTAGCTGACAGTCCGGATGCGCTATATTGTGTTTTTCCCGGTCGTTTACTCTCAATTCATGCGTCTGCTGCACACCTCCGACTGGCACCTCGGCCAATCCCTGCACAATTTCGAACGTCACTACGAACACCAGCGTTTCCTCGACTGGCTGCTCGACACCATCGTAGCCGAGCGCGCGGACGCGCTCCTGATCGCCGGCGACATCTTCGACAACGCCAATCCCTCGTCGGCCTCGCAAAAGCAGCTGTACCGCTTCCTGCAGCGCGCCAAAGAACGCATGCCGCACCTTAACCTGGTGGTCGTGGGCGGCAACCATGATTCGCCGGGCCGCCTCGAAGCGCCCGGGCCGCTGCTCGAAGCGCACGGCACCCGCGTGATCGGCGCCGTGCAGCGCCACGCGGACGGCGCCATCGACCTGGAAGCCCTGGTGCTGCCGCTCACCGGCGCCGACGGGGCGGTGCAGGCGTGGTGCCTGGCCGTGCCGTTCCTGCGCCCCGGCGACGTGCCGCGCAAAGCTGCCGACGCCGAAACCGCCGACAGCGCGGCCGATCCCTACCTGGCCGGCATCGCCCTGCTCTACAAGCAGGCACTGGACCTGGCGCTGACCAAGCGCCAGCCCGGCCAGGCCATCGTCGCCATGGGCCATTGCCACATGGTCGATGGCCAGATGTCGGCCGACTCCGAACGCCGCATCGTCATCGGCGGTACCGAGATGCTGCCGGCCGGGATCTTCGATCCCGCCATCGCCTACGCGGCCCTGGGCCATTTGCACCTGGCGCAGGCGGTGGGCAAACAACACCACATCCGCTATTGCGGCAGCCCGATTCCGCTGTCGTTTGCCGAGGTAGGCTACCAGCACCAGGTGCTGCGCATCGACCTCGATGGCGACGCGGTGCGCGAAATTGCGCCGATTGCCATCCCGCGCGCGGTGCAGCTGCTGCGGGTGCCGGCCAAGCCGGCATTGATCGGCCAGGTGCTGGAAGAACTGGCCGCTCTTGACGTGCCAGACGCGCCTACCGAAGAACAACCGTTCCTGGAAGTGCGGGTACGGCTCGACGCACCTGAACCCGGCCTGCGCGCGCGCATCGAAGCGGCGCTGGACGGCAAGCCGGTGCGCCTGGCAAAGATCGAGACGTCGAGCGCGGCGCGCGGCTCAGTGCTCGATGCGGAAGTGATGACGCTCGACCGCCTGGAACAGCTGAAACCCGACGACATCTTCCGCCAGCTCTACCAGCAGCGCTTCGGCAACGAGGCGCCGCCCGATCAGTTGAGCGCCTTTGCGGAGTTGATGCTGCCATGAGAATCTTGCGCATCGGCGGTAAAAACCTGGCGTCGCTGGCCGGGGAATTTTCGGTGGACTTCGAGCAGGAGCCACTCGCCTCAACCGGCCTGTTCGCCATCAGCGGGCCCACCGGCGCCGGCAAGAGCACCCTGCTCGACGCCCTGTGCCTGGCACTGTACGACGACACGCCAAGGCTGCTCAAGGTGTCGGGGCGCAGCATGCTGGCCGACGTGGGCAGCGAAACGGTCTCCACCCAGGATACGCGCACGCTGCTGCGGCGCGGCACGGCGGACGGCTACGCCGAAGTGGATTTTATCGGCAACGACGGCGCAGCGTACCGCGCGCGCTGGAGCGTGCGCCGCTCGCGCACCCGGGTGGAAGGCGCATTGCAACCGACTGCCATGACCTTGCACCTGCTGCCCGCGCTGCAACCGATCGGCGCCACCAAGACCGAAGTCAGAGGCGAGATCGAACGCCGCATCGGCCTGTCGTTCGAGCAGTTTACGCGCGCCGTTCTGCTGGCGCAAAACGAGTTTTCCGCCTTCCTCAAGTCGGAAGACAACGAGCGCGGCGAACTGCTGGAAACGCTGACCGGCAGCACCGTCTATACCGAGATTTCGATGCGCGCCTTCGAGCGCGCCAAGCTCGAACAACAGGCGCTGCAAAAGCTCAACGCCCGCCTGGCCGACCAGAAGCCGCTCTCCACCGACGAGCGCGCGGAGATCGAAGCGCAGGCGGTAACTGCTACCGCAGCGTTGCAAGCGCTGGAACAGCGCAAGGCCGACCTGGAACAGGAATTGCGCTGGCATCGCCAGGCGGAGCAACTGGAGCAGGACGAACTGGCCGCGCGCCAGGCGTGCGAACGGGCGGCGGCGGACGTGGCAGCGTCCAGCCCGCGCCGCGCCGCCCTCGCCCAGCTGGTCGCCGTGCAGGCGGCGCGGCCGCTGGCCAATGACATCGCCCGCATCGAAGCGGACATCGCCGCCACCGAGGCGGCGCTGGCAGCCGGGGTCCAGGCGATGGCCGGCGCCGCGCTGCAACTGGACCTCGCCAACGCCGGCCAGCAGCAGGCTGCCCTGCAAGTGCAGCAAGCGGAAGCGGCGCAGCGCACGGCCGGACCGCAGCTCGACCAGGCCAAGGCGCTCGATGCCCGCGTGGAAGCGATGCTGCCAACCTGGCGCCAGGCTTCGACTGCCCGCGAAACCGCCAACCACGCCGAAGCGACCGCCAAGGCGGCGCTGCAAGCACGTCAAGATGAACGGCGCCGCCTGCATGCGCAGGTGGAAGCCGGCGCCGCGTGGCTGGCGCAGCACCGGCAATGGCAAACCCTGGCGCAGTCGTGGGACCGCTGGGATGTGCTGTTCGCGCAGGCCGGCCAGGCCGCCGGTCAAGCCGAACGCCTGAACGACCAGCTGGCGCGCGTGCAGCGCGCCGCCAAAGCCCACCGCGACGACGAAGCGCAAGCCGCCGCCAGACTGGCCACGTCGTCCACCGTGCTCGAAACGCTGGAAGCGCGGCGCCAGGATGCCAACTCCGCGCTGGCCGCCTTCGATGCCGAGCGGTTGCACACCGCGCGCAGCGGCTGGCAGCAGCACCGCGATCTGCTGGCCGGCGCCGAAAAGCTGTGGTTCGAGCTGGACACGCGCCAGCAGCGCCAGGCCCAGGTCGAGGCCCAGCGCCAGCAACTGCGCACCGCCAGTGCCGCCGCCGAACAATTGCTGGCGACGGCGCAGCAAGAAGCCACCGGCCTGGCCGCCGCCCTGGCGCAGGCCGAACGCTCGTTGACACTGGCGCAAGCCGCGTCGGGCGCAACCGTCGAAAAGCTGCGCGCCACGCTCACCGACGACACGCCGTGCCCCGTGTGCGGCGCCCACGATCACCCGTACCGCCACCACGATCCGGCCATGCAGGGCATGCTGGACAGCTTGCAAGCGGAGCTGGCGCGCTGCCGTCACCAGTTCGACGTCAACGTCAGTCAGCAGGCCGTGCAGCGCGCCACCGTGCACGCCAGCAGCGAACAATTGACAGCGCTGACACTGGAGGGGGAAGGTGTCCTGCAGGCACTGGATCGCGCCAGTGCCGCCTGGCGCGACCACCCGTTGCTGGCCGACGACAGCCCGGCGCCGCCGCCGGCCGAACATGCGCGCCGCGACTGGTTCGCGGCGCAGCTGGACACCGCCCGCGCCAATTTGCAGGCGATCGAACAACAGGACCGGGCAATGAACGCGGCCCGCATCACGCGCGACCAGGCGCAGGCAGCCTACGAAGCGGCGGCCGCCGACATGAAGCAGCTGCACGACACGGTCGCGCATGCCCGCACCGCGCTGGCGCAGGCCGGTGCCGAAGCCAAGGCGCTGGAAGACCAGCGCGGCGAGGTGATGGCAACCCTGGCCGACCTGCTGGCCGACCTGGACCCGGCATTTACTGGCGGCGACCTGCCTAACGAAGGCTGGAAGGACGACTGGAGCGCGGCCCCCGCACGCTTCCACGAGGCGCGCCAGGCCGAAAGCCGGCAATGGCTGGCGCAGCGCGACGCCCATGACCAGCGCAGCACAGCGCTGGCCACCTTCGACGTGGAGATGAAGGCGCTGCACGACGCCGTGAGCCGCGCCGGCGAGGACGCGCTGGGAGTGCGCCATGCATTTGCCCAGGCCGACGCCGCACTGAAGGAGACCCAGGACCAGCGCATGGCGCTGTGGGGCGGACGCGAAGTGAGCGCGGTCGAACGCATGCTGGCCGCCGCCATCGAGCAGGCACGCGCACTGCTGGCCACCCGCCAGCACGAAGCGCAGCAGGCCGCGCAAGCGCGGGTGCGCGCCGACGAGGCGCATACCCAGGCCGGCAACCGTTTAAGCACCTTGCGCACGGCAGCGGACACAGCCCGCCAGCAGTTGGCGCAATGGCTGGCCGACTTCCAGCAACGCCAGCCATCGAACGACAGCGACGCCGGCGTGGCAGATCTGAACCGGTTGCACGCGTTGCTGGCGCAACCGCCGGCCGCAATCGACGTCGAACGCACGGCGCTGGCGGCCATCGACCGCGCTGCCGACAATGCGGCCACGGTGCTGGCCGA
This is a stretch of genomic DNA from Duganella zoogloeoides. It encodes these proteins:
- a CDS encoding DUF2804 domain-containing protein, producing MILPHAPASLLSADGQPLLGRYAGQTGHVDWDGLAPPYAHGALWRRLHHKRWHYVALCTERVFCGVAIVDLGWTSTAFAYAFDRNDGDMLANFSADGRLGRRGRVADHSGGASHFESPKGRIALEPSGAGSFTLSVVCDYLEIDAEFGPPNAPLLLAVGAVAGGAVHTTQKSSGMPLSGEVRTWREEYDLAGGVASFDYSNGLLARNTAWRWASAHTLELGFNLQAGYFGANENALWLDGQVHALAPARFLYDAKDPLSTWHIFTEDDLLELHFTPEGARRDNRKNLVAASRFLQPVGTFTGWVRSTPDEPKRMVTQMMGVTEEHTSRW
- a CDS encoding exonuclease SbcCD subunit D C-terminal domain-containing protein, producing MRLLHTSDWHLGQSLHNFERHYEHQRFLDWLLDTIVAERADALLIAGDIFDNANPSSASQKQLYRFLQRAKERMPHLNLVVVGGNHDSPGRLEAPGPLLEAHGTRVIGAVQRHADGAIDLEALVLPLTGADGAVQAWCLAVPFLRPGDVPRKAADAETADSAADPYLAGIALLYKQALDLALTKRQPGQAIVAMGHCHMVDGQMSADSERRIVIGGTEMLPAGIFDPAIAYAALGHLHLAQAVGKQHHIRYCGSPIPLSFAEVGYQHQVLRIDLDGDAVREIAPIAIPRAVQLLRVPAKPALIGQVLEELAALDVPDAPTEEQPFLEVRVRLDAPEPGLRARIEAALDGKPVRLAKIETSSAARGSVLDAEVMTLDRLEQLKPDDIFRQLYQQRFGNEAPPDQLSAFAELMLP
- a CDS encoding AAA family ATPase: MRILRIGGKNLASLAGEFSVDFEQEPLASTGLFAISGPTGAGKSTLLDALCLALYDDTPRLLKVSGRSMLADVGSETVSTQDTRTLLRRGTADGYAEVDFIGNDGAAYRARWSVRRSRTRVEGALQPTAMTLHLLPALQPIGATKTEVRGEIERRIGLSFEQFTRAVLLAQNEFSAFLKSEDNERGELLETLTGSTVYTEISMRAFERAKLEQQALQKLNARLADQKPLSTDERAEIEAQAVTATAALQALEQRKADLEQELRWHRQAEQLEQDELAARQACERAAADVAASSPRRAALAQLVAVQAARPLANDIARIEADIAATEAALAAGVQAMAGAALQLDLANAGQQQAALQVQQAEAAQRTAGPQLDQAKALDARVEAMLPTWRQASTARETANHAEATAKAALQARQDERRRLHAQVEAGAAWLAQHRQWQTLAQSWDRWDVLFAQAGQAAGQAERLNDQLARVQRAAKAHRDDEAQAAARLATSSTVLETLEARRQDANSALAAFDAERLHTARSGWQQHRDLLAGAEKLWFELDTRQQRQAQVEAQRQQLRTASAAAEQLLATAQQEATGLAAALAQAERSLTLAQAASGATVEKLRATLTDDTPCPVCGAHDHPYRHHDPAMQGMLDSLQAELARCRHQFDVNVSQQAVQRATVHASSEQLTALTLEGEGVLQALDRASAAWRDHPLLADDSPAPPPAEHARRDWFAAQLDTARANLQAIEQQDRAMNAARITRDQAQAAYEAAAADMKQLHDTVAHARTALAQAGAEAKALEDQRGEVMATLADLLADLDPAFTGGDLPNEGWKDDWSAAPARFHEARQAESRQWLAQRDAHDQRSTALATFDVEMKALHDAVSRAGEDALGVRHAFAQADAALKETQDQRMALWGGREVSAVERMLAAAIEQARALLATRQHEAQQAAQARVRADEAHTQAGNRLSTLRTAADTARQQLAQWLADFQQRQPSNDSDAGVADLNRLHALLAQPPAAIDVERTALAAIDRAADNAATVLAERQRQRAQHQLAAPPVRVAADGPAADIADDQLAAPAAPVNVLAAALNTLLAERKAAQDNAAAVQLVLAQDDARRQRSQSMLAEIAHQEAIEQRWSRMSDLIGSADGKKFRNYAQQFTLDVLLGYANAHLNHLSRRYQLERIQNPASPSLALLVRDQDMGGEMRSVHSLSGGESFLVSLALALGLASLSSNRVRVESLFIDEGFGSLDAETLRVAMDALDGLQAMGRKVGVISHVQEMTERISTKILVQPAAGGRSTISVV